The following are from one region of the Marinomonas sp. CT5 genome:
- a CDS encoding GGDEF domain-containing protein, translating to MKKQLLNYQWFSDNTFNNSLLNAFLLVIGCSCVFLITLNVYVMQLPIALIELGILAFTVGVWFCPKDWRYYQLVKFIYVSLLFCLILIGIAVSPLYSGRQVWVLIFPMASYLLLGKRAGFWLSFIGYSVVSAILFERFYADFGVALVRIFVNLTFTYAFVWGLTYGAELTHRKMLKTLRKIAITDPLTGLANRRGMAVNYPLQLATLEGKGDDLAFILIDLDEFKKINDHYGHDIGDVVLIDFAERLRAHANDNEHVFRLGGEEFCILMSAEQAKDWALTFCQYVDGTILKFEGIDIHYTISVGVSFSQKEGRDFKLLYKAADQRLYKAKSLGRNCVVLAD from the coding sequence ATGAAAAAGCAACTATTAAACTATCAATGGTTCAGTGACAACACGTTTAACAACTCTTTGCTTAACGCTTTCTTGCTTGTTATTGGCTGCTCTTGTGTATTTCTGATTACCCTTAATGTTTATGTAATGCAACTCCCAATCGCTCTCATTGAGTTGGGTATTTTGGCTTTTACTGTGGGTGTTTGGTTTTGTCCTAAAGACTGGCGTTACTATCAATTAGTGAAATTTATCTATGTTAGCCTTCTTTTTTGCTTGATTTTGATTGGGATTGCCGTGTCGCCTTTGTATTCTGGTCGGCAAGTGTGGGTGCTTATTTTTCCCATGGCGTCTTATCTTTTGCTGGGCAAGCGTGCGGGTTTTTGGTTGAGCTTTATTGGCTATAGTGTGGTTAGTGCCATTCTCTTTGAGCGTTTCTACGCTGACTTTGGTGTGGCTCTTGTTCGTATCTTTGTTAACCTAACCTTTACTTATGCTTTCGTGTGGGGGTTAACCTATGGTGCAGAATTAACACATAGAAAGATGCTTAAGACCCTAAGAAAAATCGCTATTACAGATCCGTTAACTGGACTAGCTAATCGGCGTGGTATGGCTGTTAACTATCCGCTTCAGCTTGCGACTCTTGAAGGTAAAGGCGATGATCTCGCGTTTATTTTGATTGATCTAGATGAGTTTAAAAAAATAAACGACCATTATGGTCATGATATTGGTGATGTGGTTCTAATTGATTTTGCAGAAAGACTTAGGGCTCACGCGAATGATAATGAGCATGTGTTTCGTCTAGGTGGAGAAGAGTTTTGCATTTTGATGTCGGCTGAACAAGCTAAAGACTGGGCATTAACGTTTTGCCAGTATGTGGATGGCACTATTTTGAAGTTTGAGGGGATAGATATTCACTATACGATTAGTGTTGGCGTATCTTTTAGTCAAAAAGAGGGCCGAGACTTTAAGCTTTTGTATAAGGCAGCCGATCAGCGTTTGTATAAAGCTAAAAGCCTTGGCCGTAATTGTGTGGTATTAGCAGATTGA
- a CDS encoding VacJ family lipoprotein: MFKVMRTLLFGSMLLLVQSCAQVPVETKGDPWEGFNRSMFAFNDAVDGAILKPVAKGYKAVTPTPVQKGVSNFFSNLGEIGNIANNLLQGKWDGTASSTFRFLINSTAGWFGIFDVASELGLKEYDEDFGQTLGYWGVSSGPYLVLPFFGPSTVRDGSGLVVTYTYLDETESLNLNQDEKLGLLALDVVQTRARLLNAEGMIIGDRYSFIRDVYLQSRAYDVYDGNPPKQQVNKEVNSADDSWGDEPAEDSWGDDSTSDSWGDDSATDSWGDETTTDSWGDESATTQEDISSESSWSE; encoded by the coding sequence ACTTTACTGTTTGGCTCTATGTTATTGCTTGTGCAATCTTGTGCTCAAGTGCCAGTAGAAACCAAAGGCGATCCATGGGAAGGGTTTAACCGTTCGATGTTTGCCTTTAATGATGCCGTTGATGGGGCGATTTTAAAGCCAGTTGCGAAAGGTTATAAGGCGGTGACACCAACACCTGTTCAAAAAGGGGTGAGCAATTTTTTCTCTAACTTAGGCGAGATTGGCAATATTGCTAATAACTTATTACAAGGTAAGTGGGATGGAACAGCCTCTTCCACATTCCGCTTTTTAATCAATAGTACCGCTGGCTGGTTTGGTATTTTTGATGTGGCCAGCGAGTTGGGTTTAAAAGAATACGATGAGGATTTTGGCCAAACCTTAGGTTATTGGGGAGTCTCCTCTGGTCCTTATCTTGTTTTGCCTTTCTTTGGGCCTTCAACCGTTCGAGATGGATCCGGTTTGGTCGTTACTTATACCTACTTGGATGAGACGGAGTCTCTAAACTTGAATCAAGATGAGAAACTTGGTCTTTTGGCCTTGGATGTCGTGCAGACTCGTGCTCGTTTGCTTAATGCCGAAGGCATGATCATAGGTGACCGCTATAGTTTCATTCGCGATGTGTATTTGCAGAGCCGAGCTTATGACGTTTATGACGGTAATCCTCCAAAACAACAAGTTAACAAAGAGGTAAACTCCGCGGATGATAGTTGGGGAGATGAGCCGGCTGAAGACAGTTGGGGGGATGATTCTACAAGCGACAGTTGGGGCGACGACTCTGCAACGGATAGCTGGGGTGATGAAACAACAACGGATAGCTGGGGGGATGAATCTGCGACCACTCAAGAGGATATTTCTAGCGAAAGCAGTTGGTCTGAATAA